Proteins encoded by one window of Desulfobaculum bizertense DSM 18034:
- the lepA gene encoding translation elongation factor 4, translated as MNRTKHIRNFSIIAHIDHGKSTLADRILEITGAVSEREKRDQYLDKMELERERGITIKSQTVRLPYTAANGETYELNLIDTPGHVDFSYEVSRSLAACEGALLVVDATQGVEAQTLANVFMALDHDLEIIPVLNKIDLPSSHTEEVAQEIEEIIGLDCTDALQVSAKTGLNVEKVLEAIVQQVPAPSGDPDAPLKALIFDSWYDSYRGVVVLFRILEGTIRKGDKIKINSTGREFDVTSLGAFTPEPVQYKEFGPGEVGFLCANMKELSDAPVGDTVTLAKNPTQDPFPGFQEVKPMVFCGLYPVEPAEYEPLKTALEKLQLNDAAFHFEPETSQALGFGFRAGFLGLLHMEIIQERLEREFNAKLIATAPSVAYQVTNTDGVVSIIDNPSKLPEIQEIASLAEPYVRMEIHVPNDYVGAVLKLCEEKRGIQQDMKYLTSTRVMITYELPFAEIVFDFFDKLKSVTRGYASMDYEVIDFRESDLVKLDMLINGDVIDALAVIVHRERATRYGRAVALKLKRSIPRQLYEVVVQAAIGSRIIARERNAPLRKNVTAKCYGGDISRKRKLLEKQKAGKKRMKKMGSVEIPQEAFLAALKAEAD; from the coding sequence ATGAACAGAACGAAGCATATTCGAAATTTTAGCATTATTGCTCATATCGATCATGGCAAGTCCACCCTTGCTGACCGTATTCTTGAAATCACTGGCGCTGTCAGTGAACGAGAAAAACGCGATCAGTATCTGGACAAAATGGAGCTTGAGCGTGAACGTGGTATCACCATTAAGTCGCAGACCGTTCGCCTGCCATACACGGCAGCAAACGGCGAAACCTACGAACTGAACCTTATTGATACCCCCGGACACGTCGACTTTTCTTATGAAGTGTCCCGCTCCCTTGCCGCCTGTGAGGGCGCACTCCTCGTTGTTGACGCAACGCAGGGCGTTGAAGCCCAGACTCTCGCCAACGTCTTTATGGCGCTGGATCACGACCTCGAAATCATTCCCGTACTCAACAAAATCGACCTCCCCAGTTCTCACACCGAGGAAGTCGCACAGGAAATCGAGGAAATCATCGGTCTGGACTGCACAGACGCTTTGCAGGTCAGTGCAAAAACAGGCCTCAACGTCGAAAAAGTGCTCGAAGCCATTGTCCAGCAGGTCCCAGCTCCCTCTGGCGACCCGGACGCCCCGCTCAAAGCCCTTATCTTCGACTCATGGTACGACTCCTACCGCGGCGTTGTCGTCCTCTTCCGTATTCTTGAAGGCACCATCCGCAAGGGTGACAAAATCAAGATCAACTCGACAGGAAGAGAATTCGACGTCACCAGCCTCGGCGCATTCACCCCAGAGCCAGTTCAGTACAAAGAATTCGGCCCCGGTGAAGTTGGCTTCCTTTGCGCAAACATGAAAGAACTCTCCGACGCCCCCGTCGGCGATACTGTCACCCTCGCAAAGAACCCAACTCAGGACCCGTTCCCCGGCTTTCAGGAAGTCAAACCAATGGTCTTTTGCGGCCTCTATCCCGTTGAACCCGCTGAGTATGAGCCTCTGAAAACAGCTCTCGAAAAACTCCAGCTCAACGACGCCGCATTCCACTTTGAGCCTGAAACATCTCAGGCCCTTGGCTTTGGCTTCCGCGCAGGCTTTCTCGGCCTGCTCCACATGGAAATCATTCAGGAACGACTCGAGCGTGAGTTTAATGCAAAACTCATCGCAACAGCTCCCTCCGTCGCCTATCAGGTTACAAACACTGATGGCGTGGTCTCCATTATCGACAACCCAAGCAAGCTTCCTGAAATTCAGGAAATTGCTTCACTCGCCGAACCATACGTCCGTATGGAAATCCACGTTCCCAACGACTACGTCGGCGCAGTCCTTAAACTCTGTGAAGAAAAACGCGGTATCCAGCAGGACATGAAGTACCTGACCTCGACCCGCGTCATGATTACTTACGAGCTGCCCTTTGCCGAAATCGTGTTCGACTTCTTCGACAAGCTCAAATCCGTGACCCGTGGCTACGCGTCTATGGATTATGAAGTTATCGACTTTAGAGAATCCGACCTCGTCAAACTCGACATGCTCATTAACGGCGACGTTATCGACGCCCTCGCCGTTATCGTCCACCGTGAACGGGCTACGCGCTACGGCCGAGCTGTCGCACTCAAGCTCAAGCGCTCCATCCCTCGCCAGCTTTACGAAGTTGTCGTGCAGGCCGCCATCGGCTCCCGGATTATCGCCCGTGAACGAAACGCCCCCCTACGCAAAAACGTTACCGCCAAGTGTTATGGCGGCGACATCTCCCGTAAGCGCAAGCTCCTCGAAAAGCAGAAAGCGGGTAAGAAGCGTATGAAAAAAATGGGAAGCGTCGAAATCCCGCAGGAAGCCTTCCTTGCAGCGCTCAAGGCTGAGGCTGACTAA
- the lepB gene encoding signal peptidase I — MNPRWQQVLRDYAEALIFALILAFFIRSFVVQAFKIPSGSMLQTLQIGDQILVNKFIYGVKIPFTDITIIPVSEPEHGDIVVFRYPKDESKDYIKRLIGLPGDTLQMKDNQMYRNGEKLTEPYLSGLPPKNFPPLQNFGPITVPEGKFFAMGDNRNNSSDSRYWGFVDRTQIIGKAWRVYWSWAGPLDIRWSRIGKLVQ, encoded by the coding sequence ATGAATCCAAGATGGCAACAGGTTTTGCGAGACTATGCCGAGGCCCTTATCTTTGCCCTCATCCTCGCATTCTTCATTCGCTCCTTCGTGGTGCAGGCGTTTAAGATCCCCTCAGGATCTATGTTACAGACCCTTCAGATCGGTGACCAAATTCTCGTCAATAAATTCATCTATGGCGTGAAAATACCCTTCACCGACATTACAATTATCCCCGTCTCTGAGCCTGAACACGGCGACATCGTCGTCTTCCGATACCCAAAAGACGAATCAAAAGACTACATCAAGCGACTCATCGGACTCCCCGGAGATACCCTCCAGATGAAAGACAACCAGATGTATCGCAATGGTGAAAAACTCACAGAGCCTTACCTCTCCGGACTCCCACCAAAGAACTTCCCCCCACTTCAAAACTTCGGACCAATCACCGTCCCTGAAGGGAAATTCTTCGCTATGGGAGACAACAGAAACAACTCCTCGGACTCCAGATACTGGGGCTTCGTCGACAGAACACAGATCATAGGCAAAGCCTGGCGCGTCTACTGGTCCTGGGCTGGCCCACTCGATATCCGGTGGAGCCGCATCGGAAAACTCGTTCAGTAG
- a CDS encoding sulfatase-like hydrolase/transferase has translation MQSLPASLVFVVPALFFGRFRKAYYAAVWLLFFPVFIITISNLTLYSAMPTADTFAPMLETNPSEAADFLKDYTSAALVFCIALGVSLLALLFRYAQFEPVSRKTVMLAAPLCACAAVWALNSGQLFSRDFYVSSAVLSYFDYVQQHKELEECIRNADSKNIVTVMEDDAPKTLVVVIGESLTRNHMQIYGYPRRTTPLLAKEPDLFVFRDVISPHAHTIAVLQKAFTFKNWEQRAMHQTVIQALNGAGYKTFWYSNQPSTGAHDTAMTLLAHGANEKWYSSQGLLKISEQVIGESSLDSCLLPKLKQALADPAPHKVIFIHLMGNHSSYNERFPSEMPIFYGSPPYLNKALYSSASRAHQREILSKTNEYDTAVRFNDQVVFSFLQQARVHADQDIAFLYFSDHGDEIFEEKDFNGHNELVPTRNMFEIPFILWASPLAKHRLPALSASHLLSRRYQTDDLIHSLMQLAGIRNEFYDPSRSIFSSRFVARERFVSGKEFDTLYPPQRVQALASRPQ, from the coding sequence GTGCAAAGTCTTCCTGCATCACTCGTGTTTGTTGTCCCGGCGCTGTTCTTTGGTCGTTTCCGAAAGGCGTATTACGCGGCAGTGTGGCTGCTTTTTTTTCCTGTTTTCATAATTACCATTTCGAATTTAACGCTGTACTCTGCCATGCCAACGGCGGATACCTTTGCGCCGATGCTGGAGACAAACCCCAGTGAAGCCGCTGATTTTTTGAAAGATTATACGTCAGCGGCTCTGGTTTTTTGCATTGCTCTTGGAGTGAGTCTTCTGGCGCTTCTTTTTCGTTACGCACAGTTCGAGCCTGTCTCTCGCAAAACAGTGATGCTTGCTGCGCCGCTATGCGCTTGCGCTGCGGTTTGGGCGCTGAACAGCGGACAGCTTTTCTCACGAGATTTTTATGTTTCTTCTGCTGTCTTGAGCTATTTCGATTACGTTCAGCAGCACAAGGAGCTTGAGGAGTGCATTCGCAATGCTGACTCCAAGAATATTGTGACGGTTATGGAAGACGATGCGCCGAAGACTCTTGTTGTCGTGATTGGTGAATCGCTGACGCGGAATCACATGCAGATTTATGGCTACCCCCGCCGGACAACGCCTCTTTTGGCCAAGGAACCCGATCTTTTTGTTTTTCGTGACGTCATTTCTCCCCATGCCCACACCATTGCTGTTTTGCAGAAGGCGTTTACTTTTAAAAACTGGGAGCAGCGCGCCATGCACCAGACTGTTATTCAGGCGCTCAATGGTGCTGGCTACAAGACTTTTTGGTATTCTAATCAGCCCAGTACGGGTGCTCACGATACGGCTATGACGCTGCTTGCCCATGGTGCGAATGAGAAGTGGTACAGCTCTCAGGGGCTTCTCAAAATTTCAGAGCAGGTCATTGGTGAATCCAGTCTGGACAGTTGTCTGTTACCAAAGCTGAAACAGGCTCTTGCCGATCCCGCGCCACACAAGGTTATTTTTATTCATCTCATGGGAAATCACAGCTCATACAATGAGCGTTTTCCTTCTGAAATGCCGATTTTTTATGGCTCTCCGCCCTATCTTAACAAGGCGCTCTACTCTTCTGCCTCTCGGGCGCATCAGCGTGAGATTCTTTCCAAAACAAACGAGTATGACACTGCCGTGCGGTTTAACGATCAGGTTGTGTTTTCTTTTTTGCAGCAGGCACGGGTGCACGCGGATCAGGACATTGCCTTTCTGTATTTTTCCGACCACGGTGATGAAATTTTTGAGGAGAAAGATTTTAACGGGCACAATGAGCTGGTCCCTACTCGGAATATGTTCGAAATCCCCTTCATTCTTTGGGCCTCACCGCTTGCGAAGCATCGGCTTCCCGCCCTCTCGGCTTCGCATCTTCTGTCTCGGCGTTATCAAACAGATGACTTGATTCATTCTCTGATGCAGCTTGCAGGGATTCGCAATGAATTTTACGACCCCTCACGGAGCATCTTTAGCTCTCGTTTTGTTGCGCGGGAGCGCTTTGTCTCAGGCAAGGAATTTGATACACTCTACCCCCCGCAGAGGGTGCAGGCGCTCGCTTCCCGGCCGCAATAG